The sequence CTATGATTCAGGAGGGGCAGTGCCCCAGGCAGCTGCAGGCACAGAACAGGGGAGGCCCTCTAGGGCCATCCAGTCAGTTCCCCCCTCCAGCTCGCACAGAGTTCAGGTGCTGCACTCAGCCTGGCACCAcctgccctccttgccccatGAGCTGACTTTTGGCACTTGAAGGGTTAAACCAAGTCCagtggaaagggaaagggaaagggaactagTAGTGGCCTGGCCCTTCAGTGGGCAAGGGGCAGAAGTCAGGCACTGGCTAAGAGTCCTCCAGAGCAGCAGAGTTCAGTTCCCACCAGCTTCTGGCTGGGATGAGAGAGTCACATGCTcaggctgctctgctccccacccccagagcagcACATATGCTccagctcctctccccacactGTTAGGCACAGGCCAGATTCCCCCAGCCACTGGGTTAGCCAACAGGGGAAGCCTACAGCCCTCCCAAGCGAGGCGTGGGGGAGAACAGGTCCAGTGGGGACCTGACCTACACCCAACACATGCACTATACAGCTGGGAGGAGTCCCATGCACCTCCTTACCCCCAAACAGaaaaggggggaggagagaatatCTTCCAGCAAGAAGTGGTTGGGCCCATCCACAATACACCCCCCCATCCCAAGCTGGTTCAGCCCAAGTCAAcactccccacccagccccccttGGTTCCATTCAATCTGGAGAGGCTGCACCCTCAAACCCAGATGCTCTAGAGCCCTAGGGGAATTCTATCCCCAGCCCCTGCTGGACCAATCACGGCCCACTCCTTGCAGCCAATCAGCAGCCTGCAGCCAGTTCTTGAGGTGATGGCAAAGAGGATCAGGAATAAATAAGATGCTGCAGAGACATGAGCAGTCCAGCATGGCCCACTGAGGAGCCAGGGCACAGCTGAGCCCCAGAGGGAGGGTGGTGACTTCCTCATGCAGCTCCCGTCGTCATCATGGTGCCATCTTCAAGACGGGTTGTGCTGGGCACCATGGCACAGCAGCCAGGAGAGGATGAGGGGGGGCAACTACAGGGAGCGAGGCAGATCTATTTGTCCTTCTTGCTCTCGCCGTTGGGGAGCTCCGTGCTGGCCGCCAGGGGATCCTGCTGCTCCAGTGGCTCCTTCTGCCCCTCATCTCGCTGCTTCGACAGCTTCTTGGCCTTCTGGTACAGCTCGTTCAGGCTGAACTCCCGGATCACGTTCTCCTGCGGCATAGAAACAGACCTCAGTGCCTGCCCTGCCACCGCCTCAACCTGCTGCAGACAACAGCCTCTTTTCAGGAACAACAGAGGAGGAAGGGGGCAGCACCATAGGTCTGGCCAGCCGCTGGCAGCTTGGGGTAAGGGGATCCCTCAATGCCCTGCAGGCTGGGTGCAGATTGCCCAGAGTCATGTcgcagtggggagcagggagctctgggggggatggggaggggggtatGTCCTGATGGTGTGTGGGAAGCTCCCCTGCTCACAAGAAATGAGTTAAGAGGAAAATTCTGCCCTGAAGCCAGTAACGCTGGCCCAGGGCAGGAGTTCAGCAGGGGAAGGGCCGAACAGAGAGGATGGCCCTATCCAGCCCATGGCTGGCACAACAGAGCCAATGCCCCAATGCTCAGGAAAGAGCCCACCGATTGAACAGGCAGAGCTGAAGCTAGAcagctcctgcagcagcccaggaagGGTCGCGGATTAGACATGCCCCTTGCCCTACAGCATGCATCCCACCTCGGAGAAGGTCCAGGAGACGGCCCGGCCCTTCTTGTCAATCTGCGGCCGGCGCATCACCTCCTTCCCGCCCTGGAAGAGGATCAGGGTGGGCAGCTGCTTGGTGAGGGGTGAGGTACTCACTTTGTACctgtggggatggatggacggatAGAGTGACCCCTTGGAGCACCACGCAAtctcaaccccctccccacccactcctcAGGCTCTGCATTGCTCTTTCCTTGCCCCTGAACACATCCACATCCCAGGCAACAACCTCCACCTCAATCCAAGCTAAAAGGACAGTCTCTGCGGTTGCACGTAGAAGTCAGCAACATCCAAAGGGCTTGGGATCAGCAAGGAGGGATGCAGACTCCCAGAGCTCATTAATTTCATGACCTCTCTGAAGCAGGGCTGAGCAGGGAGTAGACTACCCAGGGCTACTCCATCCAGGGAAGGATGTCTGGTTCCCAACACAGCCATATCCCTCCAGGGAAAATCCCAACAGAGAAGAGACCCCTGGTGTGAAGGAGTGACCCTCAGCATCCTCATGGCTGGGCTGTTGCTGAGTCGGTTGGTGTGGGGGAGTGGAACTAGCCCACTTTTGCCCACATTGTGGAGGCATGAAACTGATCTAGTTACTCATGGCAGCCTGGACCCGCTCACCTGGTGCTGACATCGGGGTAGCGGCCCACGTCCACCTTGCCGAAGTTGAGCCCCATGCAGTTGTACCTGGGTTGGGAGGGGAGAAGCAGTTAGTGCAGGGAGATCCCAATGCATGGGAGGGGAGCGTGGGGGCAAGAGCACATGGCTGGGCTGAATCCTCTACCACAAACCCCAGCGGGGTCAGCTCCATTCCCTGCCCCCGGGGCAGTCTCAGTCAAGAGGGTGGCaggggttccccctcccccactcaccgAATTACCAACCGGGCGCCACTCACTTGAGAGAGAGGTCGGCGTAGATGGGCGCGAACGACTGGCACTCGTTGGACCAGTTGGCAAAGAACTCCACAATCCAGGTCACCCGCTTGTCCTGCTCCAGCTCCTCCTGCGGCACAGGCAGGAGGGTCAGCTGGAGCAACCACACCCCACCTGGACACTGCCCCCACCTGCTACAACTGGTACCACGAGGGCCACAGCCCCACACcaccagcccagtgccccctctcTGGGGTCACAGCGTGGGCTGCAGAGATCAGCAACTGCAGGCTCAAGCTGGTCCCCAAGCCACAGCAGCCCACGTGCGAATGGTGGCCTGGGGGCTATGGGGCCGCCGATACTCACGTGGATGGTTTTATCGCTGAAGTATTTGATATACTCCGGGCCCAGGTACAGAGGCGGCTTACAGGTCATCAGGAACACTGAaagtacacacacacatcacagcATGAGTCACTTCACCCTGTACGAACCCCCACACCAACAGCTCATCAACCTCATCACTCATCAACTTTACTCATTTACTCATCAACCGTATAATCGGGCTTAAAACAGACtcaccccccagcacacacacacaggtgaggAGTTgggactgctgtgactggctgcACTTTGTGGGCTTGGACACAGAtttcaggagaggaggcagggagcCCAGGCAGGCACAGAAATCAAACCTTTGGTTTCCAGGACTAGGTTGCTTGTTCTGTGGCCTTACAGGAAGGTCAGATAAAGCATCTCATGCTGGGTTTCTGCCCTAGTGGAcggggggaagctgtagatgtgatatacctGAATTTTAATCAGGCTTTCGACAGTCATGTGATGTTCtcctaagcaaactagggaaatgtggttgagattaaattattataaggtgggcGGCCAGCTGGTGGAAAGTGTATACTTAAAGAACAGtcatcagtggtttgctgtcaaaccgAGAGAGTGTAcctagtggggtcccgcaggggtcAGTCCCGGGTACAGTAGTACACAATACTTTCACTAATGCCTTggaaatggagtggagagtatgtttataaaatctgcagtcaacgccaagctgggaggggctgcaagcatgtcagaggacaggattagaattcagaatgaccttggcaaattggagaattggtctgaattcaacaaggtgaaattcaataaagtactacacacaggaaggaaaaaataagaTGCAAAACTACAcagtggggaataactggctaggaggtagtactgctgaaaaggatctaggggttagaGTGCATCGCAAATGGAACATGAGCCAACAATTAGTGATGCAGtgcaaaaaaggctaatctcattctgagatgtattaatAGGGTATTCGATACAAGACACTGCaggcaattgtcctgctctgcttggcactggtgaggcctcagttggagtcctgtgtccagttctggatgccacattttcagaataaggacaaactggagagagtccagaggagagcaacaaaacggataaaagctttagaaaacctgacctgtggcAGGTTtcaaaaactgggcatgtttagtgttGAGAAAAGAGGACTAGAGGAGATGGGGGACCTaacagcagtcttcaaatacattaaggacTGTTATATGGGGATCAGTTGTTCTTcacgtccactgaaggtaggacaagacgCAATGGTCTTAATCTgcggcaagggagatttagattagctGGCACAAAAAAACTAACTCTAAGGGTAGGTAAGCTCTGCAATAGgcttccaggggaggttgtggaattgccATCACTGGTGTTTAAGAACAGATTGGGCAAACacttgtcaaggatggtctaggtttacatggtcctgcctcagcactgggACTGGATTTGACGACTTCTCAAGGTCCTTtacaggcctacatttctataataCAACCTAGTTTTCCTATAGTGCTTtgcatcagtggatctcaaagcactttaaaatggAGTTCAGTAGCAGTCTCTCCattctgcagatggggaaaccaaggaagtgacttgttcaaggcctTGCATCAGGCAAGCCACCAAGTaggggagctgggaacagaactgagGTCTgctccagtgctctatccactaggcaacactgcctccttACAGTGTGAGCTCTCCAAATGTGGGGTGGTTAAGCCAGCCAGGGGATGCATGTGTTAGCAGGCAGGGAAAAAGGGGATGGCACTGAAGGACTAGAAGCTAGGGAGCAGTGGAAATGCACAAGGCTGCCAGTGGCTCCAATACTCATGATTGAGGCAAAGCttaacatagaatatcagggttggaagggacctcaggaggtcatctagtccaaccccctgctcaaagcaggaccaatccccaactaaatcatcccagccagggctttgtcaagccagaccttaaaaacttttaaggaaggagatttcaccacctccctaggtaacgcattccagtgtttcacgaccctcctagtgaaaaaagtttttcctaatatccaacctaaacctcccccactgcaactccttgttctgtcatctgctaccactgaaaacagtctagatccatcctctgtggaaccccctttcaggtagttgaaagcagctatcaaatccctcctcattcttctcttccgcagactaaacaatcccagttccctcagcctctcctcataagtcatgtgttccagttccctcatcatttttgttgccctccactggactctctccaatttttcttgtagtgtggggcccaaaactggacaaagtactccagatgaggcctcaccaatgtcgaacagaggggaacgatcacgtccctcaatctgctggcaatgcccctacttatacagcccaaaatcccattggccttcttggcaacaagggcaaactgttgattcatatccagcttctcgtccactgtaacccctaggtccttttctgcagaactgctgccgagccattcggtccctagtagctgtgcatgggattcttccgtcctaagtgcaggactctgcactcgtccttgttgaacctcatcagatttcttttggcccaatcctctaatttgtctagggccctccgtatcctatccctaccctccagcttatctacctctcctcccagtttagtgtcatctgcaaactt comes from Lepidochelys kempii isolate rLepKem1 chromosome 6, rLepKem1.hap2, whole genome shotgun sequence and encodes:
- the TMX2 gene encoding thioredoxin-related transmembrane protein 2: MAVLAPLLALFYAVPGLCRWLARPYYPLSALLSAAFLLVRKLPPLCQGLPTQREDGNPCDFDWREVEILMFLSAIVMMKNRRSITVDQHLGNIFMFSKVANAILFFRLDVRMGLLYLTLCIVFLMTCKPPLYLGPEYIKYFSDKTIHEELEQDKRVTWIVEFFANWSNECQSFAPIYADLSLKYNCMGLNFGKVDVGRYPDVSTRYKVSTSPLTKQLPTLILFQGGKEVMRRPQIDKKGRAVSWTFSEENVIREFSLNELYQKAKKLSKQRDEGQKEPLEQQDPLAASTELPNGESKKDK